A single region of the Erythrobacter sp. genome encodes:
- the dnaE gene encoding DNA polymerase III subunit alpha, which yields MAFAPFVPLRVLSSYSMLEGAIDPKRIAKLAKDLAFPAIAICDRDGLYGAVMFASACKGEGVQPIIGTLLGVARDGPSGAASQGAIGSNKIPIDYLPLFAQDERGYDNLCHLVSKAHLDRPLEFDPHVTMDDLEGRTDGLIALTGAGEGALTRLLAEGQDTAARALCDRLDRLFPGRLYIEIARHGDPVCETAEEALIDLAYARELPLVATNPANFDTPHMHEAHDAMLCIAHSSQIDAEDRPHSNPQAFVKSDRMMAEIFADLPEAIANTLVIAQRCAYAPPNRAPILPSLAGDQEGEAKMLAEDSRRGLEARLEPYGEMAEEERRAYFDRLEYEIDIIVKMGFPGYFLIVADFIKWAKEQGIPVGPGRGSGAGSLVAWALTITDLDPIRLGLLFERFLNPERVSMPDFDIDFCETRRGEVIRYVQKKYGHDHVAQIITFGKLKARAVLRDCGRILQMGYGRVDKLCKMVPNAAADPWKLDDALHGKSNKDGHRSPPVAEFRREYENDNEVKRLIDLAMQLEGMPRNSSTHAAGVVIGDRPLSQLVPLYRDPRSDMPVTQYDMKHVESSGLVKFDFLGLKTLSVLRKAVDLLARRGIEIDLGALTLDDPAVYELMQAGNTVGVFQLESEGMRRTLKSVKPTNFGDIIALVSLYRPGPMDNIDLFGKRKAGVVPIEYPHEKLAGILEETYGIFVYQEQVMQAAQILAGYSLGDADLLRRAMGKKNQAEMDKQRAIFIEGCARVSGIGEAKANELFDLINKFAGYGFNKSHAAAYALLAYQTGWVKAHYPEEFYAASMCFDMHQSEKLAVFVDDARRYPGTGGGIELLPPCINSSEARFTVEQTDRGYAVRYALAGIRNVGEKAMEAIVAEREANGPFASLQDFCERIPHGAMNRRQFEALASAGALDALEPDRALVYGNAEHLLAVAEAAMRERTSGQAGLFGGDAAPGETLRLARCEEWGRAERMAKERENFGFYFSGHPIQEFRDVALANGARTYQALMETGGSGAAVMAAMVEKAQKARTKRGKDYVRVDFSDLSGQFQSACFEEALVPQFERWAESGECVLLDVELDAPDPSDPPRLTIRGARLLASVSGSTPMRLKADISSVDALLELKVELDMAADQVGMEPGMGCGEVVVRLALEHGGHVPVRLGRDYVLSGETIERLAGVPGIDNLELGPARGGASGKANLRLVA from the coding sequence ATGGCCTTCGCTCCCTTCGTCCCCTTGCGCGTGCTTTCGTCCTATTCGATGCTCGAAGGGGCGATCGATCCCAAGCGGATTGCCAAGCTGGCGAAGGACCTCGCCTTTCCCGCGATCGCGATCTGCGACCGCGACGGGCTTTACGGCGCGGTCATGTTCGCATCGGCCTGCAAGGGGGAGGGCGTGCAGCCGATCATCGGCACGCTTCTGGGCGTCGCGCGCGACGGGCCTTCGGGCGCGGCTTCGCAGGGGGCGATCGGGTCGAACAAGATCCCGATCGATTACCTACCGCTCTTCGCGCAGGACGAGCGCGGCTACGACAACCTGTGCCACCTCGTTTCCAAGGCGCATCTCGACCGCCCGCTCGAATTCGATCCGCACGTGACGATGGACGATCTCGAAGGGCGCACCGACGGGCTGATCGCGCTCACCGGGGCGGGCGAGGGTGCGCTCACCCGGCTGCTCGCCGAAGGGCAGGACACGGCGGCAAGGGCGCTGTGCGACCGGCTCGACCGGCTGTTTCCCGGGCGGCTCTATATCGAGATCGCGCGCCACGGCGATCCCGTCTGCGAGACCGCCGAAGAGGCGCTGATCGACCTCGCCTATGCCCGCGAACTCCCCCTTGTGGCGACCAATCCGGCCAATTTCGACACGCCCCATATGCACGAGGCGCACGATGCCATGCTGTGCATCGCCCATTCCTCGCAGATCGATGCCGAGGACCGCCCCCATTCCAATCCGCAGGCTTTCGTCAAATCCGACCGGATGATGGCGGAAATCTTCGCCGACCTGCCCGAAGCAATCGCCAACACGCTCGTCATCGCGCAGCGCTGCGCCTATGCGCCGCCCAACCGCGCGCCGATCCTGCCGAGCCTTGCCGGCGATCAGGAGGGCGAGGCGAAGATGCTGGCGGAGGATTCGCGCCGGGGGCTGGAGGCGCGGCTCGAACCCTATGGCGAGATGGCCGAGGAGGAGCGCCGCGCCTATTTCGACCGGCTCGAATACGAAATCGACATCATCGTGAAGATGGGCTTCCCCGGCTACTTCCTGATCGTTGCCGACTTCATCAAGTGGGCCAAGGAACAGGGCATTCCGGTCGGGCCCGGGCGCGGCTCGGGCGCGGGCTCGCTGGTCGCCTGGGCGCTCACCATCACCGATCTCGACCCGATCCGGCTCGGCCTGCTGTTCGAACGCTTCCTCAATCCCGAGCGCGTCTCGATGCCCGACTTCGACATCGACTTCTGCGAAACTCGCCGCGGCGAGGTGATCCGCTACGTCCAGAAGAAATACGGCCACGACCACGTCGCGCAGATCATCACTTTCGGAAAATTGAAGGCGCGCGCGGTGCTGCGCGATTGCGGGCGCATCCTGCAGATGGGCTATGGCCGGGTCGACAAGCTGTGCAAGATGGTCCCGAACGCGGCGGCCGATCCGTGGAAGCTCGACGATGCCCTCCATGGCAAGTCGAACAAGGACGGCCACCGCTCGCCCCCGGTAGCGGAATTCCGGCGCGAATACGAAAACGACAACGAGGTCAAGCGCCTCATCGACCTCGCCATGCAGCTGGAGGGGATGCCGCGCAATTCCTCGACCCATGCCGCGGGCGTCGTGATCGGCGACCGGCCCCTGTCGCAGCTCGTTCCGCTCTACCGCGATCCGCGTTCGGATATGCCGGTGACGCAATACGACATGAAACACGTCGAAAGCTCGGGCCTCGTCAAGTTCGACTTCCTCGGCCTCAAGACGCTTTCGGTGCTTAGGAAGGCGGTCGACCTGCTGGCACGGCGGGGTATCGAGATTGACCTTGGCGCGCTGACGCTGGACGATCCGGCGGTCTATGAGCTCATGCAGGCGGGCAACACGGTCGGCGTGTTCCAGCTTGAATCCGAAGGGATGCGGCGCACGCTCAAATCGGTGAAGCCGACCAATTTCGGCGACATCATCGCGCTCGTCTCGCTGTATCGGCCGGGGCCGATGGACAACATCGACCTGTTCGGCAAGCGCAAGGCCGGGGTCGTCCCGATCGAATACCCGCACGAGAAGCTCGCCGGAATCCTCGAGGAAACCTACGGTATCTTCGTCTACCAGGAACAGGTCATGCAGGCCGCGCAGATCCTCGCCGGATATTCGCTCGGCGATGCGGACCTGCTGCGCCGCGCGATGGGCAAGAAGAACCAGGCCGAGATGGACAAGCAACGCGCCATCTTCATCGAGGGCTGCGCGCGGGTATCGGGCATCGGCGAGGCCAAGGCGAACGAACTCTTCGACTTGATCAACAAGTTCGCGGGCTACGGCTTCAACAAGTCCCACGCCGCCGCCTATGCCCTGCTCGCCTACCAGACCGGCTGGGTGAAGGCGCATTATCCCGAGGAATTCTACGCCGCCTCGATGTGCTTCGATATGCATCAGTCGGAGAAGCTCGCCGTCTTCGTCGACGATGCACGGCGCTATCCGGGGACCGGGGGCGGGATCGAGCTTCTGCCGCCCTGTATCAATTCCTCCGAAGCGCGCTTCACCGTCGAGCAGACCGATCGCGGCTACGCGGTGCGCTATGCGCTCGCGGGGATCCGCAATGTCGGGGAAAAGGCGATGGAGGCGATCGTCGCCGAGCGGGAGGCGAACGGGCCTTTCGCAAGCCTGCAGGACTTCTGCGAGCGCATCCCCCACGGCGCGATGAACCGCCGCCAGTTCGAAGCGCTCGCCAGCGCGGGCGCGCTCGATGCGCTCGAACCCGACCGCGCGCTGGTTTACGGTAATGCCGAACACCTGCTCGCAGTCGCCGAGGCCGCCATGCGCGAGCGGACCAGCGGGCAGGCGGGCCTGTTTGGCGGGGATGCAGCGCCCGGCGAAACCCTGCGTCTTGCTCGCTGCGAGGAATGGGGCCGGGCCGAGCGCATGGCGAAGGAACGCGAGAATTTCGGCTTCTATTTCTCCGGCCACCCGATCCAGGAATTCCGCGATGTCGCGCTCGCCAACGGGGCGCGGACCTATCAGGCGCTGATGGAGACGGGCGGCAGCGGGGCGGCCGTGATGGCGGCGATGGTCGAAAAGGCGCAGAAGGCCCGCACGAAGCGGGGCAAGGACTACGTGCGGGTCGATTTCTCCGACCTGTCGGGCCAGTTCCAGTCGGCCTGTTTCGAGGAAGCGCTCGTTCCGCAATTCGAACGCTGGGCCGAAAGCGGGGAATGCGTGCTGCTCGATGTCGAGCTCGACGCGCCCGATCCCTCCGACCCGCCGCGCCTCACGATCCGCGGAGCGAGGCTGCTGGCGAGCGTGAGCGGCTCGACCCCGATGCGGCTGAAGGCGGATATTTCGAGCGTCGATGCGTTGCTCGAACTCAAGGTCGAGCTGGACATGGCCGCGGACCAGGTGGGTATGGAGCCTGGCATGGGCTGCGGCGAGGTGGTGGTGCGCCTCGCGCTCGAACACGGCGGGCACGTGCCGGTGCGGCTCGGGCGCGACTACGTGCTGAGCGGCGAGACGATCGAGCGGCTTGCGGGCGTGCCGGGAATCGACAATCTCGAACTCGGCCCTGCTCGTGGCGGGGCATCGGGCAAGGCGAACCTGCGCCTCGTCGCCTGA
- a CDS encoding OmpA family protein, producing MTRLAMLLAGSAAILAVPAQARDGQLYVGIDGGIILDDQVDIDIDTGRPDGLQENAAFIDTNTGFDGDIVFGYDFGAFRLEAEGGYKSIYSDSVTIVNPAFAPGTGLGTGDVVNNEQNIRVLSGMANGIFEYGKDVQLFAGGGVGFANVDLPVEVPGVGTLVDDSATDFAWQLIGGVRFAVSDNLDLGVKYRYFVIDEFEFESAFGDPLEADFQSHSILASLRYNFGGAPEPVMAPEPEPAAPPPPPPPPPPPPPPPPPPPAPACNTGPYIVFFDFDESAITAEAATILDAAVTAYSNCGTANVMLAGHTDRAGSVTYNMALAARRNASVRDYLTGRGIPDGRISSEAFGESQPRVPTADGVREAQNRRVEITYGPNSGM from the coding sequence ATGACCAGATTGGCGATGCTTCTTGCGGGATCGGCCGCAATTCTCGCTGTTCCCGCGCAGGCGCGCGACGGGCAGCTTTACGTGGGTATCGACGGGGGGATCATCCTTGACGACCAGGTCGATATCGACATCGACACCGGCCGGCCCGACGGGCTGCAGGAGAACGCGGCCTTCATCGACACCAATACAGGGTTCGACGGCGACATCGTGTTCGGCTACGATTTCGGTGCCTTTCGGCTCGAAGCTGAGGGCGGCTACAAGAGCATCTATTCCGACAGCGTGACGATCGTGAACCCGGCTTTTGCGCCGGGCACGGGCCTTGGCACGGGCGATGTCGTCAATAACGAGCAGAACATCCGTGTCCTCTCCGGCATGGCCAACGGGATTTTCGAATACGGCAAGGACGTGCAGCTCTTCGCCGGCGGCGGCGTGGGTTTCGCCAATGTCGATCTCCCGGTCGAGGTGCCCGGCGTGGGCACGCTGGTGGACGACAGCGCGACCGACTTCGCCTGGCAGCTGATCGGCGGCGTGCGCTTCGCGGTGAGCGACAATCTCGATCTGGGCGTGAAGTATCGCTATTTCGTGATCGACGAATTCGAATTCGAAAGCGCCTTCGGCGACCCGCTCGAAGCCGATTTCCAGAGCCATTCGATCCTCGCGAGCCTGCGCTACAATTTCGGCGGCGCGCCCGAGCCCGTGATGGCACCCGAGCCGGAGCCCGCCGCTCCGCCGCCCCCTCCTCCTCCGCCGCCGCCGCCTCCTCCGCCTCCGCCCCCGCCCCCGGCTCCGGCGTGCAACACGGGGCCCTACATCGTGTTCTTCGATTTCGACGAATCCGCGATCACGGCCGAAGCGGCGACGATCCTCGATGCGGCGGTGACGGCCTATTCGAACTGCGGCACGGCCAATGTCATGCTGGCCGGCCACACCGACCGGGCGGGAAGCGTGACCTACAACATGGCGCTCGCCGCCCGCCGCAACGCGTCGGTGCGCGATTACCTGACGGGCCGCGGCATTCCCGATGGGCGCATCTCGAGCGAAGCCTTCGGCGAATCGCAGCCGCGCGTCCCCACCGCGGACGGCGTGCGCGAGGCGCAGAACCGCCGGGTCGAGATCACGTACGGCCCCAATTCGGGAATGTGA
- a CDS encoding long-chain fatty acid--CoA ligase — MQDWTMRITAVIDHAAREAGGREIVTRWADGSVTRTDWAGIRRDALKMAQALQRLGIKPGERVASLAMNHSRHLVSWYGVAGMGGVLHTVNPRLFEDQLEYIVNHAEDRVLLYDAAFQPIVDKMKDRWPTIEHYVCYDSGENAPAFEDWIGAEDGDFEWVTGDERDPCMICYTSGTTGNPKGVQYEHRSTVLHAIAGLQPAAFNFSGSSVMLPVVPMFHAASWGLPYAGAMAGIKFVFSAVNDPAVLHQLMIDEKVTDSAGVPTVWLAHFQYCDANGLDLPPLKAATIGGSAAPKFMIERLMKNGTRVQHAWGMTETSPIGTVGGPTWDWDQLTFEEKVQKTTMQGRPIFGVELRTVDLDDMVTELPRDGKTSGALQIRGPWIIKRYFKAEKDAVNNEGWFDTGDVGILHPDGTLQLTDRTKDVIKSGGEWISSVELENAAGGHPAVAEAACVGMPHPKWDERPVLFIVKKADAEVSSEEIIEHLRPQVAKWWLPDAVEFIDEIPHTATGKISKKDLRDRFSDYKLGA; from the coding sequence ATGCAGGACTGGACCATGCGCATCACGGCGGTGATCGATCACGCCGCGCGCGAGGCGGGCGGGCGCGAGATCGTGACCCGCTGGGCCGATGGCAGCGTGACTCGCACCGACTGGGCTGGCATCCGACGCGATGCGCTCAAGATGGCGCAGGCGCTGCAGCGGCTCGGGATCAAGCCGGGCGAGCGGGTGGCGAGCCTCGCGATGAACCATTCGCGCCATCTCGTCAGCTGGTACGGCGTTGCGGGCATGGGCGGGGTGCTGCACACCGTGAACCCCCGCCTGTTCGAGGACCAGCTCGAATACATCGTGAATCACGCCGAGGACCGCGTGCTGCTTTACGATGCGGCGTTCCAGCCGATCGTCGACAAGATGAAGGACCGCTGGCCCACGATCGAGCACTACGTCTGCTACGACAGCGGCGAGAACGCGCCCGCCTTCGAGGACTGGATCGGTGCCGAGGACGGCGATTTCGAATGGGTCACGGGCGACGAGCGTGACCCGTGCATGATCTGTTACACAAGCGGCACGACAGGCAATCCCAAGGGCGTGCAGTACGAGCACCGCTCGACCGTGCTTCATGCGATCGCCGGGCTGCAGCCGGCGGCGTTCAATTTCTCGGGCTCTTCGGTGATGCTGCCCGTCGTGCCGATGTTCCACGCGGCAAGCTGGGGCCTGCCCTATGCGGGCGCGATGGCGGGTATCAAGTTCGTGTTCTCGGCGGTGAATGACCCGGCCGTGCTCCACCAGCTGATGATCGATGAGAAGGTGACCGACAGCGCGGGCGTTCCGACCGTGTGGCTCGCGCATTTCCAGTATTGCGACGCGAACGGGCTCGACCTGCCGCCGCTGAAAGCCGCGACCATCGGCGGTTCGGCGGCTCCGAAATTCATGATCGAGCGGCTGATGAAGAACGGCACCCGCGTCCAGCACGCCTGGGGCATGACCGAGACCAGCCCCATCGGCACGGTCGGCGGGCCGACCTGGGACTGGGACCAGCTCACCTTCGAGGAGAAGGTTCAGAAGACCACGATGCAGGGCCGCCCGATCTTCGGCGTCGAGCTGCGCACGGTCGATCTCGACGACATGGTGACCGAACTGCCGCGCGACGGGAAGACCTCGGGCGCGCTGCAGATCCGCGGGCCCTGGATCATCAAGCGCTATTTCAAGGCCGAAAAGGACGCGGTCAACAACGAGGGCTGGTTCGATACCGGCGATGTGGGAATCCTCCACCCCGACGGCACGCTCCAGCTGACCGACCGCACCAAGGACGTGATCAAGTCGGGCGGCGAGTGGATCAGCTCGGTCGAACTGGAAAACGCCGCGGGTGGCCACCCCGCCGTCGCCGAGGCGGCCTGCGTCGGGATGCCGCACCCCAAGTGGGATGAGCGCCCCGTGCTGTTCATCGTGAAGAAGGCCGATGCCGAGGTCAGCTCCGAGGAGATCATCGAGCACCTTCGTCCGCAGGTCGCGAAATGGTGGCTTCCGGACGCGGTCGAGTTCATCGACGAGATCCCGCACACGGCGACGGGCAAGATCTCGAAGAAGGATCTGCGTGATCGCTTTTCTGACTACAAGCTCGGGGCCTGA